A DNA window from Desulfofalx alkaliphila DSM 12257 contains the following coding sequences:
- the cdd gene encoding cytidine deaminase, giving the protein MAGTGEKMIDVQGSVYPLEKLINVARAAMNRAYAPYSNFPVGAALITKEGNVYNGCNVENVSYGLTCCAERVAIFKAVADGFKDFKALAVIANTEQPCSPCGACRQVMIEFAPHMEVYMVNKDGHYIKTTAGELLPAQFDKDLLQG; this is encoded by the coding sequence ATGGCCGGAACAGGTGAAAAAATGATTGATGTACAGGGATCGGTGTATCCTCTGGAAAAGTTGATTAACGTGGCCAGGGCAGCAATGAACAGGGCCTATGCACCCTATTCAAACTTTCCGGTTGGGGCGGCACTTATTACCAAGGAAGGCAATGTTTACAACGGATGCAATGTGGAGAACGTTTCCTATGGGTTAACCTGCTGTGCCGAACGGGTGGCCATTTTTAAAGCGGTGGCAGACGGTTTTAAAGATTTTAAGGCCTTGGCAGTGATAGCCAACACCGAACAGCCCTGCAGTCCCTGCGGGGCTTGCCGGCAGGTAATGATCGAATTTGCACCGCATATGGAAGTATACATGGTCAATAAGGATGGCCATTATATAAAGACAACAGCCGGTGAATTACTGCCGGCACAGTTTGACAAAGACCTGTTGCAGGGTTAG
- the era gene encoding GTPase Era, whose translation MTFKSGFVALVGRTNVGKSTLMNQVIGQKIAIMSDKAQTTRHKIHSVLHRENAQVVFLDTPGIHKPKHRLGEHLVDLALGTLKEVDVVLFMTEASSVPGSGDKYILKQMEGLKTPVFLVLNKIDLISKAELLPAIDQYRGLYPFTEVIPVSALKGENTDLLVEVLLKYLPEGPRYYPEGVITDRPESFIMAELIREKVLHLTSEEIPHSVTVAIDHLEERPNNLVAVQATIYTERESQKGILIGKGGSMLKKVGQQARQEIEKLLGSRVYLQLWVKVKKDWRNRPQHLKNFGYYNE comes from the coding sequence TTGACATTTAAGTCAGGTTTTGTTGCCCTGGTGGGCCGCACCAACGTGGGCAAATCGACCTTGATGAACCAGGTAATTGGGCAAAAAATAGCAATTATGTCCGATAAAGCCCAAACCACCAGACACAAAATTCATTCGGTATTGCACCGGGAAAATGCCCAGGTGGTTTTTCTAGACACGCCTGGCATCCACAAACCTAAACACCGGCTAGGTGAGCACCTGGTAGACCTGGCCTTGGGCACTCTTAAAGAGGTAGACGTGGTGCTGTTTATGACCGAAGCCTCATCTGTACCGGGAAGCGGTGATAAATATATCCTAAAACAAATGGAGGGGTTAAAAACACCGGTATTTTTGGTGTTAAACAAAATAGATTTAATTAGTAAGGCCGAACTGCTGCCGGCAATAGATCAGTATAGGGGACTCTACCCCTTTACTGAAGTCATTCCGGTATCGGCACTAAAGGGAGAAAACACTGACCTGCTGGTTGAGGTCTTGCTGAAGTACCTGCCCGAAGGCCCCCGCTACTATCCCGAAGGAGTAATTACCGACCGGCCGGAGAGTTTTATCATGGCTGAATTAATTAGAGAAAAGGTGCTACACTTAACCAGTGAAGAGATTCCCCACTCGGTGACGGTGGCCATTGACCATCTGGAGGAACGGCCTAATAACCTGGTGGCGGTGCAAGCAACCATATACACCGAACGTGAATCGCAAAAGGGTATTTTAATAGGTAAAGGGGGTAGTATGTTGAAAAAGGTGGGCCAGCAGGCCCGGCAAGAAATAGAAAAACTGCTTGGCTCCCGGGTTTATTTACAACTGTGGGTAAAGGTAAAAAAGGATTGGCGCAATCGCCCCCAACACCTTAAGAACTTTGGTTATTATAACGAGTAA
- a CDS encoding UbiX family flavin prenyltransferase — MTVSKPNRIVVAITGASGVIYGVTLLEQLQRLEVETHLIISQWAARTIELEVGISPHQVAAMADKYYQENDLAAAISSGSFLHRGMVICPCSMKTLASIANGNADNLITRAADVTLKEQRRLILVTRETPLSAIHLENMLKLARLGVTIMPPLVAFYQQPNSLQQSVLHFTGRVMDLLNIPNDLVNRWGQDR; from the coding sequence ATGACTGTATCTAAACCTAACCGCATAGTGGTAGCCATTACCGGAGCAAGCGGGGTGATATATGGGGTTACATTGCTGGAACAATTACAGCGCCTTGAGGTAGAAACTCACTTGATCATCAGCCAATGGGCCGCACGTACCATTGAGCTGGAAGTGGGTATCAGTCCCCATCAGGTTGCTGCCATGGCCGATAAATACTATCAGGAAAATGACCTGGCCGCAGCCATATCCAGCGGTTCATTTCTGCACCGGGGCATGGTTATTTGCCCCTGCAGCATGAAAACCCTTGCATCCATCGCCAACGGTAATGCAGACAATTTAATAACCAGGGCCGCTGACGTCACTCTTAAAGAACAGCGCCGCTTGATACTGGTAACCAGGGAAACGCCCCTGTCTGCCATTCACCTGGAAAACATGCTCAAACTGGCTCGTCTGGGTGTAACCATCATGCCCCCCCTGGTGGCCTTTTACCAGCAGCCCAATAGTCTGCAGCAGTCGGTGCTGCATTTTACCGGAAGGGTAATGGACCTGTTAAATATCCCCAACGATTTGGTAAATCGTTGGGGACAGGACCGGTAG
- a CDS encoding diacylglycerol kinase family protein yields the protein MLKRFAGSLGWALQGIAYALKTQPHMRFHLLATLGVAAAGIWFNISLNHWLYVSFAVALVWVTELINTAIESVVDLQTTEYHPLAKAAKDVAAGAVLVAAINSLIVAAVVFLPYLRQ from the coding sequence ATGTTGAAGCGGTTTGCCGGCAGCCTGGGCTGGGCTCTGCAGGGTATTGCTTATGCTTTGAAAACTCAGCCGCACATGCGATTTCACCTGCTTGCCACACTGGGGGTGGCTGCGGCGGGAATTTGGTTTAATATTTCCTTAAATCATTGGCTGTACGTCAGCTTTGCGGTGGCCCTGGTGTGGGTGACAGAATTAATTAACACTGCCATTGAATCGGTGGTGGATTTACAGACCACAGAATACCACCCCCTGGCCAAAGCGGCAAAGGATGTGGCCGCAGGCGCGGTGCTGGTGGCAGCAATAAATTCGTTAATAGTGGCGGCGGTGGTGTTTTTACCTTATTTAAGGCAGTAG
- a CDS encoding HD family phosphohydrolase has translation MIPLGKFGKTVMQGLTLIVKHHRIRRGSAIIFFLTIFTLLLYVDFFPNKVNLHPGDVAPYEIRAPRSAEYVDPVKTDELKQQAMEAVDDVYTVDPQVVMAVESDIDDLAGQVTQIQLNDELTIDDKVNKLQAAIPFELHSQVLGDLATGSPSDVRLVHESITTLIIDRMRSGVTPQQLDDVKAELTARVPGYGFSRSYQQYAVGLVQHFTEANRFYNALQTEAIRAQAAEAVEPVKVEIKAQQRIVAPGDIVTQQQILALQALGLLQPRHPWITLLGMALLVAAMMASVLFYLRQQNRDIYNNINHLYLLGLVAVIVLAVSKMLVAIEVARWPQFGELFGYLAPVAAAGMLIAILLESRLAVLMVAVMSLFIGIMTGGQLNFTLVAFLGGITGVYSVSKLSQRGELATAGLITGVAVMLSIFIVGLVDETHWQLLLLSGVVLGLLNGLLSSVLTNGALPYLESTFGITSSVKLLELANPSNPLLRQLLTEAPGTYHHSIMVGNLAEAATEAVGGDHLLVRVGALYHDIGKIKRPYFFIENQMAADNPHDKIAPTLSTLILTSHVKDGADLAREHKLPQRVIDIIEQHHGNGLVKFFYHKAMEGERPDTVNEEDFRYDAPRPRSREAAIVMLADSVEAAVRAMKDPSSGQVEGLVRKLIKDKLMDGQLDKCDLTLKDLDTIANAFLRVLSGIFHSRIEYPDMQKEMERRKSSRGGSRK, from the coding sequence ATCTTTACCTTATTGCTTTATGTTGACTTTTTTCCTAACAAAGTCAATCTGCATCCGGGAGATGTGGCCCCATACGAAATTAGGGCTCCCCGCAGTGCTGAATATGTGGATCCTGTTAAAACAGATGAGTTAAAACAACAGGCCATGGAAGCGGTGGATGACGTTTACACCGTTGACCCTCAAGTGGTTATGGCAGTAGAGAGTGACATTGACGACTTGGCAGGTCAAGTAACTCAAATTCAGCTTAATGATGAGTTAACTATAGATGATAAAGTAAACAAATTACAGGCAGCAATACCCTTTGAACTGCACAGTCAGGTCCTGGGTGATTTGGCCACCGGTTCACCCAGTGATGTAAGATTGGTGCATGAAAGCATTACCACACTGATTATTGATAGAATGCGGTCGGGTGTCACTCCGCAGCAGTTGGATGATGTGAAGGCTGAACTTACCGCCCGGGTGCCGGGCTATGGTTTTAGCCGCAGTTATCAACAATATGCGGTGGGTCTGGTGCAGCACTTCACAGAGGCCAATAGGTTTTATAACGCTTTACAAACGGAGGCTATTCGAGCCCAGGCCGCTGAGGCAGTGGAACCTGTTAAGGTGGAGATTAAGGCCCAGCAAAGAATTGTTGCTCCGGGAGATATTGTAACCCAGCAGCAAATCTTGGCACTACAGGCCTTGGGATTATTGCAACCCAGGCACCCGTGGATAACCCTATTGGGTATGGCCTTGTTAGTTGCTGCCATGATGGCCTCAGTCTTATTTTACCTGCGCCAGCAAAACCGCGACATTTACAACAATATAAACCACTTATATCTGCTGGGTTTAGTGGCCGTGATTGTGCTGGCGGTATCTAAAATGCTGGTGGCAATAGAGGTGGCCCGTTGGCCGCAATTTGGCGAGCTTTTCGGCTACCTGGCCCCTGTTGCCGCTGCCGGAATGCTGATAGCGATACTGTTGGAATCCAGGCTGGCGGTACTGATGGTGGCAGTGATGAGTTTGTTTATCGGGATTATGACCGGAGGGCAATTGAACTTTACCCTGGTGGCCTTTTTGGGGGGTATTACCGGAGTTTACAGTGTTTCTAAACTAAGCCAACGGGGAGAACTGGCCACTGCAGGTTTAATTACCGGTGTGGCTGTGATGCTGTCAATATTTATTGTCGGCCTGGTGGATGAGACCCATTGGCAGTTGTTGCTGCTGTCCGGTGTAGTATTGGGCTTGCTGAACGGCTTGCTGTCTTCGGTGTTGACCAACGGGGCACTGCCATATTTAGAGTCCACCTTTGGCATCACCTCTTCGGTTAAACTACTGGAGTTAGCCAACCCCAGCAACCCGCTGCTGCGGCAGCTGCTTACGGAAGCGCCGGGCACCTACCACCACAGTATAATGGTGGGCAACTTGGCAGAGGCGGCCACTGAGGCGGTGGGGGGCGACCATCTGCTGGTGCGGGTGGGGGCCTTGTATCACGATATTGGTAAGATTAAAAGGCCCTACTTTTTTATAGAAAACCAAATGGCAGCAGATAACCCCCACGATAAAATTGCACCGACACTGTCCACCCTGATTTTAACCTCCCATGTGAAGGACGGTGCTGATTTAGCCAGGGAGCATAAGCTTCCCCAGAGGGTAATAGATATCATAGAACAGCACCACGGCAATGGTTTGGTGAAATTCTTTTACCACAAGGCCATGGAAGGGGAACGTCCCGACACGGTCAATGAAGAGGATTTCCGCTACGATGCCCCCAGACCCCGGTCCAGGGAGGCTGCCATTGTAATGTTGGCTGACTCGGTGGAGGCGGCAGTGCGGGCCATGAAGGACCCGTCTTCCGGGCAAGTGGAAGGTTTAGTGAGGAAATTAATTAAAGATAAACTGATGGACGGTCAGCTGGATAAGTGCGATTTGACCTTAAAGGACTTGGATACCATAGCCAATGCTTTCCTGCGGGTCTTGTCCGGCATTTTCCACAGCCGGATAGAATACCCCGATATGCAGAAGGAAATGGAAAGGAGAAAATCAAGCCGTGGCGGTTCTCGTAAGTAA
- the ybeY gene encoding rRNA maturation RNase YbeY, protein MAVLVSKYPENVQVQQDWGELVEKVVNKALALHQSSGSEVSVVFVNDQYIQQLNSRYREVDKPTDVLSFAMDEGEEMPMIEGVAHVLGDIFISVDTALRQAKEYNHSPEREIAFLAIHGTLHLLGYSHQGEEDTKKMREQEEAVLAELGLFHTRPNL, encoded by the coding sequence GTGGCGGTTCTCGTAAGTAAGTATCCTGAAAATGTTCAGGTACAGCAAGATTGGGGAGAGTTAGTGGAAAAGGTTGTAAATAAGGCGCTGGCATTACACCAAAGCAGCGGCAGTGAAGTGAGTGTGGTGTTTGTAAATGACCAATACATTCAACAGTTAAACAGCCGTTACCGGGAGGTGGACAAGCCCACCGATGTATTATCCTTTGCCATGGATGAAGGGGAAGAGATGCCGATGATAGAAGGGGTGGCCCATGTGCTGGGTGACATATTCATTTCGGTGGATACCGCCCTGCGCCAGGCCAAAGAGTACAACCACAGCCCCGAACGGGAAATTGCCTTTTTAGCCATACACGGCACATTGCATTTGCTGGGCTATAGCCACCAAGGCGAAGAAGACACAAAAAAAATGCGTGAGCAAGAAGAAGCGGTACTGGCAGAGCTAGGTCTTTTTCACACCCGCCCGAATTTATAA